From the genome of Rhododendron vialii isolate Sample 1 chromosome 10a, ASM3025357v1:
tcattttcaaagtatcgctccttttttgtttttcaggaCCTTTTTGTTGAGTTTACAACATTTCAGTCAATGGTTAAGGCACCAGAGGGAGGTGATTCTGTGGGAAAACCAGCTGTTCTACATGGTGGACAAAATAAACACCCTGATTTTCGAAGGGCTTCTAGTAGATCTTACGGTGATGGAGGTAATTTGAGACGACACTATGTGGGAAATTCATCTACTCCAAACTATGGACAAAATATCCTTCCCTCTCGTTTCAGAGCTTCTACTGGTTCATTACATGATGTGGCTAGTTCAGGGAGAAACTCTACTGGAAACCCAAGTTCTCTGAACAGTAGGGAAAGTGTTATCCCGCATTATCTCAGAGCTTCTACTGGTTCTTGCCATGATTTCTGTAAATATGGAAGGAAACATGCAGTTGAAGTGAAGCCAAGGagttcttttccaaaaagaataaTAACAACTCCATCGGATAGGCAGAGTCCAGCAGAATCTGGAGTTCCAGCAGAGAGGACAACAAAGAAAGTGGTGAAGCCTAAGCCTTCTATTGTTTCCAAAACCGTTTATTCTGATTCTCCCAACATTCCTAAGCACAAAGTTTCATCAACATCAACAGAAGTTGGAGTTTCTTCTACACAAGCTTCATCAAATGagaagcaaaataattttttgggaaaacgCAATCCTTCTGCTAAACCAAAAACCATGAAAGTGAAGCCATTGTATACTTCTGATGCTGCAGGGAGTCTGAATGGCGGAAGAGAAAGGGAAACCAAGATAGGCAAAAAGATAGGGAGTTCTAAAGCAGTTTTGAAGAAGGTACTCAAATCACCAGCAGCTTCGCTCTTCCCCAAACCTTCCCTGAATAGAACTGCAAGCTTAACTGTTGAAAACTCCAGAAGCCTGAGAATTTTGTGTCCTCCAAAGGATCAGAAGAGGATTCGAAAACCTGAagccaaacaaccaaacaatgaGAAAGTCCCAGAGAAAACCTTGAATGCTACCAAGGTTGAAACTCTGAATAAAGCTCTGGAATCTGAACAAAGTGCTGGAACCATTCATTCTCCCCCGTCTCCAGTGCTTCCATTACCGAAGCTTTTGTCCCTCCCCAAATCCCCACCAACTTTATTTCATGTTGATGAAGCTCAAGAGGAGTTTGAAATCACAGATAGTACTATTCATTTTCCTCCACCTCAATCGCTGTCATCGCCTAAGCTTTCATCTCTGCCAAAATCCCCATCAACTTCAGTTCATGAGGATGAAGCTCAAGAGGAGTTTGAAAAAACAGATTGCACCATTCACTCTCCTCCACTTCAATCACTGTCATCACCCAAACTTTCGCCCCTCACAAAATCCCCATCTTTGTCATGTCACGAGGATGAAGCTCAAGAAGAGTTAGAATACACGCATGGTACAACTCATTCTCCTTCACCTCAATCGTTGTCATCACCTAAGCTTTCCTCTCTCCCAAAATCCCCATCTTTGTCATTTCATGAGGATGAAGCTCAGGAGGAGTTTGAGATCGCAGATAGT
Proteins encoded in this window:
- the LOC131302261 gene encoding uncharacterized protein LOC131302261 yields the protein MVKAPEGGDSVGKPAVLHGGQNKHPDFRRASSRSYGDGGNLRRHYVGNSSTPNYGQNILPSRFRASTGSLHDVASSGRNSTGNPSSLNSRESVIPHYLRASTGSCHDFCKYGRKHAVEVKPRSSFPKRIITTPSDRQSPAESGVPAERTTKKVVKPKPSIVSKTVYSDSPNIPKHKVSSTSTEVGVSSTQASSNEKQNNFLGKRNPSAKPKTMKVKPLYTSDAAGSLNGGRERETKIGKKIGSSKAVLKKVLKSPAASLFPKPSLNRTASLTVENSRSLRILCPPKDQKRIRKPEAKQPNNEKVPEKTLNATKVETLNKALESEQSAGTIHSPPSPVLPLPKLLSLPKSPPTLFHVDEAQEEFEITDSTIHFPPPQSLSSPKLSSLPKSPSTSVHEDEAQEEFEKTDCTIHSPPLQSLSSPKLSPLTKSPSLSCHEDEAQEELEYTHGTTHSPSPQSLSSPKLSSLPKSPSLSFHEDEAQEEFEIADSTVHSPQPHSLSSPKISSFPQSPSLSCREGEAQEELECTDSTIHSSPPQWLSSPNHSSLPKSPSLSFHEDEAQEEFEVTDCTIHSPPPPCLSSPKLSSLPQSPSSSFQEGEAQEEFEYTDNTIHSLAPQPLSLPILPSLPKPPSLSSHEDEAQDLVCTDSAVLSPLPQSPSSPRFSSLPKSPSLSCHEDEAHGEFEYTDSEADEYDDSISESSDIMDLHDAEILDGNLNRVPKKAGISLSEDKDCVPIKLKFRRGKVVELTKENSGPRRLRFRRGRVIGENQDTNTDFRRRKFKERGVDLQTNGTNGDSGKVVLRHQDAEEKKDALGLFNNVIEETASKLVESRKSKVQALVGAFETVISLQESKPSTQTVS